The Punica granatum isolate Tunisia-2019 chromosome 4, ASM765513v2, whole genome shotgun sequence sequence AcctatgattaaaaaattaataataaaaggatttaaaataatttgttgaattgaattacTCGGGACTTATTTGGCTTTCGAATACTGGATggacacaaaaaaaaaataaagaatttaaaagccaACTAAGTAATTAGTTAACTTGATTATTGCTGttgtaaaatagtaaaatataaatgaataaaGGAATAATAGCGccatatagcctaacgtttgAAGGAATTTTTAGTTCTAccccaaacttgattttttacttgagatatcccaacgttgacatattggtttcaaatctatcccgacgctaactttctgtccaaaattgacggaattgcacacgtggcacgttaattttgtaacaagTGTCGGGATAGATGTGACATTAACAtgccacgtgtgcaattccgtcaattttggacggaaagttagcttcgggatagatttgaaaccaacacgtcaacgttgggatatttcaggtaaaaaatcaagtttggatTAGAACTAAGAATTCATTCAAACGTTAGACTATATGGAGCTATTAACccaatgaataaataaatcataCCGCATGAGACAAGAAGCATTACAGCTGcaaatgaaagagaaaaggCTGAGGTGATCTTCATATTTTCGATCAAGATCACAATTGTACTGACACGGatgttttaattataaaatttgactagatgatgtatatatgcacagatgtacaaatatatatatatatatatacacacatataataataaattttctaatagATAGTCTCTCATTTATGGTCTttccttatatataaatatgagaaatctcttagaaaatctattaGGGAGAAAATCTTGCAAATTACTGATttaatcatatcatatcacgTCATGTAacgtaaaaaaaatataaacaaaatggtaacaaataaatgaaaagcTTATTAGCACGGGGATATTGGACCATGAATTTGTGTTGTATaagaactttttatttttttaattttgagagagattattttaattttcattactTGTACGtcttaattttgttttcagatttctaattatttcaattttatcaacAATCCCAATACTTTCctattttttactttcttatCATGAAATCAAACCATCattttgcataattttatgTCTACTTAAGTACATTTAATACATTTGAAAGAGAGCTTTCCTTTTAACTCTATAATTAAAACTTCCTGAATTAATttgtttcttaattttttaattattccaattttatcaataattttaaaaatattctctTTATACTTTCTTTAACGAGAGCACgtattcatttttcttttgggacTAGGTGGGCGGCTATTTTCATCCTAATAATTGACTAATGTACCCTTTTTATAAGTGAGCGGAAATATATACTTAAATCAATAATCTTAATTTAAGCTAATCTTCATTAAATTGCTTGCAGTGGCTATTAGTAAAACTATTCGCCAAATTTACCTTACTTTACCGTAATTAGTGTCATCCCCTCCTTTCTTTCctcctctctctgtttttgcAATCTTTGTCcatcttcttcattttcttttttcttttttttttaagaaaaatttccCTTCTAGAACACATAACtataataaaactaaaaaaaacttttttttacgAGGTCAATGGGtatagtacaataaaataaaaattctaaatatctaataaaaggaCACAAGTAGTCACACATGAATATTATACTGCGGACCTCTTGATCACCAAATGAAGGCCTAAGCTATTGTACTACACCttcttcaataaaaaaatatttttctgtgTGAATCCTAGTATCGAGAAACTCAATGGGCCTCTACTAATCCAATCAAGCCGGGTCGGTCCACTAAGGAGTAAATCTCTCCCATCGtcaattttctccatttataaCACTCGAAactcgagaccttacttaagcgaAAAAAGCACAGAACCGTTTAGATTAACTCACTTCGGCAAAAATCTTATTCTTTTCAAGCAAAATTTACAATAATTCGATGTTTAAAAGTTACATATTTTACATTAGAATTTCCTTCtaagtaaaaattaaataattaattataatccTAATCGAAATTTTCTCATACTTtgaaataatcaaataaaGAATTTCTTTCTAAGCAGAAAATATATAGTCTCATCCATTTTGTCGATGTCATTGATAGATACTTTATttattctattaaaaaaattccctACCTATAGATTAAGAATGGCAATGGGGCAGATTGGCACGCATAGTTCAGCTACCATCCCACGCCGTGCTCACAAGTACCCGTACCAATCCGCCCCGCACTCATGCACAAGTAGAGGGTAGAATAGCAAGCTTACACCGTCTTGGGTGCACGGGTATCCACTTCGCCCCGGCCCGCCTTGCCCTGAAAGGGAGCATAGGAGGCGGAGTTGCAGCCACGCACGGGAACATAGATtacagagagagggagagtgtGTGTAGGTTGTGGACTATGGTGTGGAGGCTAACTTGTGGTTGCGGAGAAAGCTTCGAACTTGCAGCCACACGTGAGAGCAGAGACTTTGGATTGCAAAGAAAGCTAGGACTGTGGTGTGGAGGCTATGGCGTCAGACCCGGAGGCGGAGTCGCCAGGCAAGACAACGCACAGAGCTGCGTAGGAAGGTAGTTACTGAGTCAACAGTCGTCGAGGTGGTTCAACGAAGGAAAGGGCCGAAGGGGTCAATGGTTCGCCTATTTGACTGTCTGTGCTAATGAGTTTCTACGGTTACTAGGTTAGAGTGATTAGTTGCAGCAGGAAAGGAGGAAAagattaaagaaatattttattattttacattatatattttaaatatttgcATAGGTCTAAATGGGGAGCGGCATCTCCGATCCGCCCCGCCCCACGTGCAGGTAGCTCAAATCAGTTCCATCTCTGTCGCGTTTTAGCCTTGGGGCTAATTGGTGCGGGTCTAAATGGAGCGAGTCTAAATGGGGCGGGCAGTCGATGCCCGGGGATCAGGGCAAAAATTGCCATCccgactatatatatagtccttagatttttaattttttttcaattttatccaaaATTATTTAGGATACATCACAAAGTACACCCCAAAAACCTATCAAACCCTTGGATGTGTGACttcattttggctcaccttcgCTCGCCCTATTGTGCCTCTAGTGAGCCCAACTTTAAGTGACCAAGGATTGCAGAAGACCGTCCACAACGAGGCAAGATATTACTTAGCTGCTATTTGAGGTACGCCTTTGACTTTATAGAAAAGATTTAAAAGATTGATCTAATAAAATGTCTGATCGGAGAAGGCTCACCATTAAAGATACTTTGCTCTGTGTGGTATTGGAGATAGTGCTTTGGGTCACTCTTTATAATgagtttcttgattttttggttcgactttggcactgatggatgcattttttttttctctcttttatgTGAGACATGGGAGCAATTAAATAGACCGATGACATTTGGAGCAACTAATTAACGCACACCTTAATTTATCCAGCAAAACAAAAAAGCACACCTTAATTCGCTACATTATACcgatttatttaataatttttatcaataatGTACATTATCTCGCGTTCGGGATTTTCATATGAGATAATTGAAAGTTGTACGAATTgtattaataattgtattttgcttttaattaatttatggaggATCCTTTTAATATTTCTGTCTGTATAAATTTTCTCCTGCACATCTTGTCTCATActcccccccttttttttttttaataatgaatGAATTTCCATTACTTACTTTCGAGAGGTCGAGgggcaaaaaaataaaaaacaacaTCGAAGAGGCTGAACCTGAGCAATGACATGTTCTCCTCCGGTTCGGTCCTCTGGCGCGCTTGCCAGGTCAGCAATCCTAGCCGTCGATGACAGTCCAAATCGACGTCCAAGATCGTTCCAGCGCCCATGATCCCTTGCCACATCATCGATCCGCTTCAAAACCCATCGTTGCCGTCGAATAGGAACTTAATCCAACGGCAGACACGAACCGCCATCTCCCTCCAGAAATTCAAATCGGACTTATAAACGCACCTCCACTTCTTTCTTCCTACTCGTACTAACCGGAACCCTAATCATTTCATCGCCGTGACCGGGAGCTTAACCCTCTTCGTTTCAACCGTCGATTTTATCATACCAATGGCTCGTACCAAGCAAACcgctcgcaagtccaccggcgGCAAGGCCCCGAGGAAGCAGCTCGCCACCAAGGCAGCCCGCAAGTCAGCTCCGGCGACCGGTGGCGTGAAGAAGCCCCACCGCTTCCGTCCCGGAACCGTCGCCCTCCGCGAGATCCGGAAGTACCAGAAGAGCACGGAGCTCCTGATTCGCAAGCTGCCCTTCCAGAGGCTCGTCCGTGAGATCGCGCAGGACTTCAAGACCGACCTGAGGTTCCAGAGCTCTGCCGTGGCCGCTCTCCAGGAGGCCGCTGAGGCCTACCTCGTTGGGCTCTTCGAAGACACCAACCTCTGTGCGATTCACGCGAAGAGGGTCACCATCATGCCCAAGGACATCCAGCTTGCGAGGAGGATTCGGGGCGAGAGGGCTTGATCTTAGTTGCTTGCTAGGGCTTGCAACGCGAACTCTGTAAATTTGTTAGCTTTGAATCTTTTTATGAATTGCATAGCTGCAGATTCCGTAGCAGCGGGAGATCGAGATCTCAATGCATTCTCTGTTGACTAAGGTGCTTTGCTCACTTGTGATAGTTCAAACGAAGCTGTTGAACATTTGTTGATTTCATTTACTTTCGCTGGGAAAAATTGAAACCTTGATCTTGGCACGATCCCAACATCTCCGATGTCTGCAAAGAACTGCTTTTGTTGGCAAATGCAGCATACCCTTGATTCTATCTTCTATTGTCTTTTATACCATTGACTTGGTCAGGGAGGAAATTTGACCCATCcacttcttcctttttttagtGTTGGAGTTGACTGGTCAAAAATGGCGTCGTTTGTCTTCATGtttcttaatttcttctaAGTTCCCGAAGTCTGTCAATTTGCAGGATTTATGGATATATCATGTATTGGTTATTGTCAGAGTTTGGTCATCCGGATAGTTGGATGGGAGACTTTACATTACAAGATGAGTACTCATCACTCATCTTTTCGAGCATCAGATCAAGAAGGGTTCGAAAACCAAAAGCTCTCCATGGAACTCAACCATGGCGAAAAGTCGGAAGATCTGTTCCGAGCTCAGTCCCACATCTACCACCATATCTTCAACTTTATAGATTCCATGTCCCTCAAATGTGCAGTCCGACTAGGCATTGCTGATGTTATCCATTCCCACGAGAGACCCATCACCCTCCCGGAGCTTGCCAAGGCCCTCTCTATCCATCCCTCGAGAACTGCCTCCTTAGGCCGCCTCATGCGGGCCCTTGTCCACTCGGGCATCTTTGCTGTAACAGAAGTTGCCCAAGCCAAACAGCCTATGCACTGACACCCTCTTCTAAGTTGCTTGTTAAAGGTAATCTGACCTGCCTGTCGCCTTTTGTTCTGGCCATGGTGGACCCGGCCTTAGTAGGGCCTTGGCACTGCCTGGGAGACTGGTTCACTGAAACTAGCAGTAGTAATAACAGCAATAGTGACAGTAACAGTAACAGCAAGCAGAGCCCGAGCACCCCGTTTGAGGCTGCTCACGGAGTGGACCTATGGGGATACGAGAGGCAGGATCCATCATTCAACAACACATTCAATCTGGCAATGGCAAGTGATTCTGGGATGATGAATTTGGTCATCGGGGAGTGCCGAGAGGTCTTTGAAGGGCTGCGGTCGTTGGTTGATGTCGGTGGTGGGACTGGAACAGTGGCAAGGATAATCACCAGGGCATTCCCAGGGCTTAAGTGCACGGTGCTCGATCTGCCTCATGTCGTGGAAGGGCtggaaaattgtgagagtttGAAGTTTGTTGGTGGGGACATGTTTGAAGCTGTCCCTTCTGCTGATGCTGTTCTACTAAAGGTTGTGTCATCTGCCTCTACCTCTGAAATTTGCTCTGTCTATTATGTATTTATGATCTCTTTACgctaaggaaaaaaaaaacgtagaTTTATAAACTTATTTGAGAATTGAAAGCAACCTTTGCATCAGTTTGAACAATTACGATTGTATTAAAGACAAATTTGGAGAGATAATATGTACTCTGACATCTAAGATAGCAATCCAACCGATGTTTCATTAGAATCAGATTCTCATGATTATGATATATGCACAGCTAATGTTACATGCGTGGCGCGATGAGGACTGTGTGAAGGTACTCAAGAAATGCAGGGAGGCCATTGGAGGCAGAAACGGGAAGGGGAAGGTAATAATAATAGACATAGTGATAAGTGACAATGATGACGGAGAATCAACCAGCACGAAGCTCTACTTCGATCTGTTGATGATGACAGTGGccagaggaagagagaggacTGAGAAAGAATGGGAGCAAAACTTCCTAGAGGCAGGGTTTAGACGCTTCAAGATCAGACCGACATTCGGATTGAGGTCCCTTATTGAGGT is a genomic window containing:
- the LOC116202993 gene encoding histone H3.2; translated protein: MARTKQTARKSTGGKAPRKQLATKAARKSAPATGGVKKPHRFRPGTVALREIRKYQKSTELLIRKLPFQRLVREIAQDFKTDLRFQSSAVAALQEAAEAYLVGLFEDTNLCAIHAKRVTIMPKDIQLARRIRGERA